In Puntigrus tetrazona isolate hp1 chromosome 22, ASM1883169v1, whole genome shotgun sequence, one genomic interval encodes:
- the LOC122328145 gene encoding uncharacterized protein LOC122328145, translated as MTVFDDVLDGRFRDRLKMDDQTGSLTIMNTTMKHDGFYGIKTNNMSKSFLLSVYDEIPLKEGESVTLNTHLTQIMDDDQIQWRLGNSLIAEINVRADRFTENDDVLDGRFRDRLKMDNQTGSLTIMNTTMKHTGAYQLQFNLMSMLFFLTVYDDISVKEGDSVTLNSDLTQIMDDDVIVWMYINENTAILSHINKRLNIMTTLNTAVVLLKL; from the exons ATGACTGTATTTGATGATGTTCTTgacgggagattcagagacagactgaagatgGACGATCAAaccggatctctgaccatcatgaacaccaCAATGAAACATGATGGATTTTACGGAATTAAGACCAACAATATGAGCAAGAGTTTCCTTCTCTCTGTCTATG ATGAAATCCCACTGAAGGAGGGAGAATCAGTCACTCTAAACACTCATCTTACTCAAATAATGGATGATGATCAGATTCAGTGGAGACTTGGAAACTCTTTAATCGCTGAAATCAATGTAAGAGCTGACAGATTCACTGAAAatgatgatgttcttgacgggagattcagagacagactgaagatggacaatcaaactggatctctgaccatcatgaacaccaCAATGAAACATACTGGAGCTTATCAACTGCAGTTCAACCTTATGAGCATGCTTTTCTTCCTCACTGTCTATG ATGATATATCAGTGaaggagggagattcagtcactctcaACTCTGATCTTACTCAAATAATGGATGATGATGTGATTGTGTGgatgtatataaatgaaaacaccgCCATACTTTCTCATATCAATAAACGGCTCAACATCATGACT ACTCTGAACACTGCTGTGGTTTTACTGAAGCTGTGA
- the LOC122327439 gene encoding uncharacterized protein LOC122327439, which produces MTVYDDVLDGRFRDRLKMDDQTGSLTIMNTTIKHAGLYGIKTNNMSKDFFLSVYDEIPLKEGESVTLNTHLTQIMDYDEIQWSFGFDSVLAYIYRQGSRTMTVYDDVLDGRFRDRLKLNNQTGSLTITNVTMKHVGHYNLWFNDMHMFFFLTVYDDISVKEGDSVTLNSDLTQIMDNDVIQWMFGNEITLIAGICKQTDIMTVFDDVLDGRFRDRLKMDDQNGSLTITDITMKHEGHYLIVFGPKHSLKAFRVSVSNSEHCCGFTEAVIRLVLSALVGVATVLLLVYDIRSRRAKRDQTHVHTTRNIEI; this is translated from the exons ATGACTGTatatgatgatgttcttgacgggagattcagagacagactgaagatggacgatcaaactggatctctgaccatcatgaacaccaCAATAAAACATGCTGGACTTTACGGAATTAAGACCAACAATATGAGCAAggatttctttctctctgtctacG ATGAAATCCCACTGAAGGAGGGAGAATCAGTCACTCTAAACACTCATCTTACTCAAATAATGGATTATGATGAGATTCAGTGGAGTTTTGGATTTGACTCTGTACTAGCTTACATTTATAGACAGGGCTCTAGAACCATGACTGTatatgatgatgttcttgacgggagattcagagacagactgaagctgaaCAATCAAaccggatctctgaccatcactaACGTCACAATGAAACATGTTGGACACTATAATCTATGGTTTAACGACATGCACATGTTTTTCTTCCTCACTGTCTATG ATGATATATCAGTGaaggagggagattcagtcactctcaACTCTGATCTTACTCAAATAATGGATAATGATGTGATTCAGTGGATGTTTGGAAATGAAATCACTTTAATCGCTGGAATCTGTAAACAGACCGACATCATGACTGTATTTGATGATGTTCTTgacgggagattcagagacagactgaagatgGATGATCAAaatggatctctgaccatcacagACATCACAATGAAACATGAAGGACATTATCTTATTGTGTTTGGaccaaaacattcattaaaagctTTCAGAGTTTCTGTCTCTA ACTCTGAACACTGCTGTGGTTTTACTGAAGCTGTGATCCGATTGGTTCTCTCTGCTCTGGTGGGCGTGGCTACTGTCCTTCTTCTGGTTTATGACATCAGATCCAGAAGAGCTAAACGAGATCAAACACACGTTCACACAACAA gaaatattgaaatataa
- the LOC122328146 gene encoding uncharacterized protein LOC122328146, producing the protein MLTTACSDQQKVQRVFDWKQLYFQGIRILNYIDDRLIIAQLDVVAESILTTVARVKEGQSLIVKQFQRLLGLMEAASNEGLMEAVGVVPEGAQLIAAGLSTEVVETILQSRAPSTRKLFALKWRRMCLHYRELFSESVKKMFLKLVLFCLCFWLLEGVRSVSVLEGDSVTLNSGLTELNDDRVHWWFINETIFIAEHNVPEGRFNVYDDVLDGRFRGRLKLDYPTGSLTITNTTPEHTGCFELEINTYSRPPLCLVVYAHLSVPVISRNCSSSSSSSCSLLCSVVNVGHVTLSWYKGNSLLSSISVSDLSISLSLPLEVEYQDKNIYSCVNSEHCCGFTEAVIRLVLSALVGVATVTILVYDIRSRRAHHIHKSGT; encoded by the exons atgcTAACAACAGCCTGCAGTGATCAACAGAAAGTCCAGCGTGTGTTTGATTGGaagcagctgtattttcag ggcatccgcatactcaattacATTGACGACAGGCTAATAATAGCACAGTTAGATGTGGTGGCAGAGTCGATCCTCACTACAGTTGCGAGAGTGAAGGAAGGGCAGTCACTCATTGTCAAGCAGTTtcagagactgctgggtctGATGGAAGCTGCGTCCAATGAAG GCCTTAtggaagctgtgggtgtggtcCCAgagggggcacaactcatagctGCTGGTCTCTCAACTGAGGTAGTTGAGACCATTCTCCAATCgagagctccctctacgaggaaACTGTTCGCCCTGAAGTGGCGCCGCATGTGT CTTCACTATCGAGAGcttttcagtgaatcagtgaagaaaatgtttctgaagtTAGTTCTGTTCTGCTTGTGTTTCTGGCTTCTGGAGG GAGTGAGGTCAGTGTCAGTgctggagggagattcagtcactctgaACTCTGGTCTGACTGAACTGAATGATGATCGGGTTCACTGGTGGTTTataaatgaaaccatttttatCGCTGAACACAATGTACCAGAGGGCAGATTCAATGTatatgatgatgttcttgaTGGGAGATTCAGAggcagactgaagctggattaTCCAAcaggatctctgaccatcacgaaCACCACACCTGAACATACTGGATGTTTTGAACTAGAGATAAACACTTACAGCAGACCTCCCCTGTGTCTCGTTGTATACG CTCATCTGTCTGTTCCTGTCATCAGCAGAAACtgttcttcatcatcttcatcatcttgtTCGTTGTTGTGTTCGGTGGTGAACGTGGGTCacgtgactctctcctggtacaaaggaaacagtttattgtccagcatcagtgtgtctgatctcagcatcagtctctctctacctctggaggtggaatatcaggataaaaacatctacagctgtgtga ACTCTGAACACTGCTGTGGTTTTACTGAAGCTGTGATCCGATTGGTCCTCTCTGCTCTGGTGGGCGTGGCTACAGTCACTATTCTTGTTTATGACATCAGATCCAGAAGAGCTCATCATATTCACAAATCAGGCACATGA